In Agromyces sp. 3263, a single genomic region encodes these proteins:
- a CDS encoding PRC-barrel domain containing protein: MILSDLLGSDAFDADGRRLGAVLDVRLEISGAPAQLLAETVVTGVLVSSHSRFSTWGYERRGEDGPFLIAWLQRRLHRGSFLVAWDDVELVDVGRVVFRAGYEQLDPMLPQAPREA, from the coding sequence ATGATCCTGAGTGACCTGCTCGGCAGCGACGCGTTCGACGCCGACGGCCGCCGGCTCGGCGCGGTCCTCGACGTGCGGCTCGAGATCTCGGGCGCCCCCGCACAGCTGCTCGCCGAGACCGTCGTCACGGGCGTGCTCGTGAGCTCGCACAGCCGCTTCTCGACGTGGGGGTACGAGCGTCGCGGCGAGGACGGTCCGTTCCTCATCGCGTGGCTGCAGCGCCGACTGCATCGCGGGTCGTTCCTCGTGGCGTGGGACGACGTGGAGCTCGTCGACGTCGGGCGAGTCGTGTTCCGCGCCGGGTACGAACAACTCGACCCGATGCTGCCGCAGGCGCCGCGAGAAGCCTGA
- a CDS encoding carbohydrate ABC transporter permease, which yields MTGVDVDLPVGGAAAPAPRRDAAVAAAATTVPPTDATALRDGGRRPRTRASRVFAWIALTLLGVIFVYPFVWLVSASFKPRTEVFDNKLIPDTFTLDNYVTVWQQAPLGLWLMNTVIVTVLAAVTVTFSSAMVAWGFAYFRFRGRGALFALVLATMMLPGAVTMIPTFLIWNGLGQVGTLTPLWAGNLFGSAFYIFLLRQFFLGLPRDLFEAARIDGASQFGVFWRIALPLCKPALAVVLVFEVQAVWTDLMRALIYLRDSATFTVPRGLKSLVDAFGFGGEWHWEIIVTASVITTIPMIIVFFIAQRQIIDGVASSGLKG from the coding sequence ATGACCGGCGTCGATGTCGACCTGCCCGTCGGGGGCGCCGCCGCTCCCGCCCCCAGGCGCGATGCTGCGGTGGCCGCGGCCGCGACCACCGTGCCGCCGACGGATGCCACTGCGCTGCGTGACGGCGGACGACGCCCGCGCACGCGCGCGAGCCGCGTCTTCGCGTGGATCGCGCTCACGCTGCTCGGCGTGATCTTCGTCTACCCGTTCGTGTGGCTCGTCAGCGCGTCGTTCAAGCCGCGCACCGAGGTCTTCGACAACAAGCTCATCCCCGACACGTTCACGCTCGACAACTACGTGACGGTCTGGCAGCAGGCGCCGCTCGGGCTGTGGCTGATGAACACGGTCATCGTCACGGTGCTGGCCGCGGTGACGGTGACGTTCTCGAGCGCCATGGTCGCGTGGGGGTTCGCCTACTTCCGGTTCCGCGGGCGAGGCGCGCTGTTCGCACTGGTGCTCGCGACGATGATGCTGCCCGGCGCCGTCACGATGATCCCGACGTTCCTGATCTGGAACGGGCTGGGCCAAGTGGGCACGCTGACCCCGCTGTGGGCCGGCAACCTCTTCGGCAGCGCGTTCTACATCTTCCTGCTGCGACAGTTCTTCCTCGGGCTGCCGCGCGACCTCTTCGAGGCGGCACGCATCGACGGGGCATCCCAGTTCGGGGTGTTCTGGCGCATCGCCCTGCCGCTCTGCAAGCCGGCGCTCGCCGTCGTGCTCGTGTTCGAGGTGCAGGCCGTGTGGACCGACCTGATGCGGGCGCTCATCTACCTGCGGGACTCGGCGACGTTCACCGTGCCCCGCGGGCTGAAGTCGCTCGTCGACGCCTTCGGGTTCGGCGGCGAGTGGCATTGGGAGATCATCGTCACGGCGAGCGTGATCACCACGATCCCGATGATCATCGTGTTCTTCATCGCGCAGCGGCAGATCATCGACGGCGTCGCGTCGTCAGGGCTGAAGGGCTGA
- a CDS encoding carbohydrate ABC transporter permease, whose protein sequence is MTIAPARPGGRVQEHSAAPGERERGRRRARRRNVLSALLFLSPWMIGFVVFTAWPMIYSGYLSLTDYDVINDPNFVGFQNYVEMGSDPKILLALGNTVFFTLLQVPLYVIVSLTLALLLDRAGRASGFFRTVFFLPKMTPPVAVGVLFLLLFNGQNGLLNTVLGWFGINGPAWTTDPAWVKPGLILMSLWTVGASIIILLAALRNVPTELYESAKLDGAGFWRTSFSITLPMISPALFFVIIVNTIAALQTFDEAYTAFFGAGNTTYSNDAALFYSIYLFQQAFEFLNMGYASAMAWGLFVVIMIVTAIQLIVSRRFVYYEGDR, encoded by the coding sequence GTGACCATCGCACCGGCCCGCCCGGGCGGCCGAGTGCAGGAGCACTCCGCCGCCCCGGGCGAGCGCGAGCGGGGCCGCCGTCGGGCTCGCCGGCGCAACGTGCTGTCGGCGCTGCTCTTCCTCAGCCCATGGATGATCGGGTTCGTCGTCTTCACGGCGTGGCCGATGATCTACAGCGGCTACCTGTCGCTCACCGACTACGACGTGATCAACGACCCGAACTTCGTCGGGTTCCAGAACTACGTCGAGATGGGGTCCGACCCGAAGATCCTGCTGGCCCTCGGCAACACGGTGTTCTTCACGCTGCTGCAGGTGCCGCTCTACGTCATCGTCTCGCTCACGCTCGCGCTGCTGCTCGATCGCGCGGGACGGGCGTCGGGATTCTTCCGCACGGTGTTCTTCCTCCCGAAGATGACCCCTCCCGTGGCGGTCGGCGTGCTCTTCCTGCTGCTGTTCAACGGCCAGAACGGGCTCCTGAACACGGTGCTCGGCTGGTTCGGCATCAACGGGCCGGCATGGACGACGGACCCCGCGTGGGTGAAGCCGGGCTTGATCCTGATGTCGCTGTGGACCGTCGGTGCGTCCATCATCATCCTGCTGGCCGCCCTGCGGAACGTGCCGACCGAGCTCTACGAGTCGGCGAAGCTCGACGGCGCCGGCTTCTGGCGCACGTCGTTCAGCATCACGCTGCCGATGATCAGCCCGGCGCTGTTCTTCGTCATCATCGTGAACACCATTGCGGCCCTGCAGACGTTCGACGAGGCGTATACGGCCTTCTTCGGCGCCGGCAACACGACGTACAGCAATGACGCCGCGCTCTTCTACTCGATCTACCTGTTCCAGCAGGCGTTCGAGTTCCTGAACATGGGCTACGCATCGGCGATGGCGTGGGGGCTCTTCGTCGTCATCATGATCGTGACGGCGATCCAGCTGATCGTGTCTCGCCGATTCGTCTACTACGAGGGGGACCGATGA
- a CDS encoding extracellular solute-binding protein — MHRARIGLALAAATALALSGCAVGTGGAASDDADYDPDAELSGDLSVMGFSGVDEVATSRVDYAKGELGDVKVKLIEGDLDIQQFLSAVASGEPPELLYADRDQVGSLAARGAIIPLDRCIDGEGIEMEQFRESAVDQVTLDGKVYGIPEFNQVQVTMANADLLSAAGLTIEDVNGSDREAMTAANKALTKSDGGSLSVIGVDSKLPEFLPLWVAAAGGSLLSEDGKTASLDSQEAIDSLTWAVGIYDDQGGFSAVKAFRDSADFFGEGNQFATNVLGAMPMEQWYINVLNEVSPDAPMAFDTVRTTSGDPIAFAGGSAWAIPSGTKNAAAACRWAKAMTSVDAWKAAAEARISAREAEGKPFTGILTGNTTADEQIREMVTSGGEPWDSGIEAMYEANDHTVSLPANPADAEFEQAMQDAVNSVLNGQATPEEALGKAQETAQKALDEGWKKLEDGGDQ; from the coding sequence ATGCATCGTGCTCGAATCGGATTGGCGCTCGCGGCGGCGACCGCCCTGGCGCTCAGCGGGTGCGCGGTGGGGACGGGCGGCGCAGCCTCGGACGATGCGGACTACGACCCCGATGCCGAGCTCAGCGGCGACCTCTCGGTCATGGGCTTCTCCGGCGTCGACGAGGTCGCCACCTCCCGCGTCGACTACGCCAAGGGCGAGCTCGGCGACGTGAAAGTGAAGCTCATCGAGGGCGACCTCGACATCCAGCAGTTCCTCTCGGCCGTGGCATCCGGTGAGCCGCCGGAGCTGCTCTACGCCGACCGCGACCAGGTCGGCTCGCTCGCGGCCCGCGGCGCGATCATCCCGCTGGACCGCTGCATCGACGGCGAGGGCATCGAGATGGAGCAGTTCCGCGAGTCCGCCGTCGACCAGGTCACGCTCGACGGCAAGGTCTACGGCATCCCCGAGTTCAACCAGGTGCAGGTCACCATGGCGAACGCCGACCTCCTGTCGGCCGCCGGGCTCACGATCGAGGACGTGAACGGCTCCGATCGCGAGGCGATGACCGCCGCGAACAAGGCGCTCACGAAGTCCGACGGCGGCTCGCTCAGCGTCATCGGCGTGGACTCCAAGCTGCCCGAGTTCCTGCCGCTCTGGGTCGCCGCCGCCGGCGGGTCCCTGCTCTCCGAGGACGGCAAGACGGCGAGCCTCGACTCGCAGGAAGCGATCGACTCGCTCACCTGGGCGGTCGGCATCTACGACGACCAGGGCGGCTTCAGCGCCGTGAAGGCGTTCCGCGACTCCGCCGACTTCTTCGGTGAGGGCAACCAGTTCGCCACGAACGTGCTCGGCGCCATGCCGATGGAGCAGTGGTACATCAACGTGCTGAACGAGGTGTCGCCGGATGCCCCGATGGCGTTCGACACCGTGCGCACGACGTCGGGCGACCCCATCGCCTTCGCCGGCGGTTCGGCGTGGGCCATCCCGTCCGGCACGAAGAACGCCGCGGCGGCGTGCCGCTGGGCCAAGGCCATGACCTCGGTGGACGCGTGGAAGGCCGCCGCGGAGGCTCGCATCAGCGCTCGTGAGGCCGAGGGCAAGCCGTTCACCGGCATCCTGACCGGCAACACCACCGCCGACGAGCAGATCCGCGAGATGGTGACGTCGGGCGGGGAGCCGTGGGACTCGGGCATCGAGGCCATGTACGAGGCGAACGACCACACGGTGTCGCTGCCGGCCAACCCCGCCGACGCCGAGTTCGAGCAGGCGATGCAGGACGCGGTGAACAGCGTGCTGAACGGCCAGGCCACCCCCGAGGAGGCGCTCGGCAAGGCGCAGGAGACCGCGCAGAAGGCCCTCGACGAGGGCTGGAAGAAGCTCGAGGACGGCGGTGACCAGTGA
- a CDS encoding alcohol dehydrogenase catalytic domain-containing protein: MKALTWHATKDVRVVDVPDATILDPTDAVVRVTSTAICGSDLHLYDLFGPFLHRGDILGHETMGVVEAVGAEVRRVAVGDRVVVPFVISCGHCFMCARGLTTQCETTQNRDQGTGAELYGYTELYGSVPGGQAEYLRVRRADANAQVVGRDLPDERYLFLSDILPTAWQGFRYAGVVPGGTLTVLGLGPVGQLVARIARHHDVTVHAVDPVPERRLMAERHGAIVHDLDDDLASVIRDATEGRGPDGVVDAVGLEAHGNPATAFAQAAVGVLPDGLAKPLMINAGLDRLAAIDLAIDLVRRGGTVSVSGVYAGSLDPMPLMTIFDKQLTMRFGQCNVHHWLPELLPLAEDPADPLGLEDLATHRVPLEQAPEMYEKFRDKEDGCIKVILKP; encoded by the coding sequence ATGAAAGCGCTCACCTGGCATGCCACCAAGGACGTCCGGGTCGTCGACGTTCCCGACGCGACCATCCTCGATCCCACCGACGCGGTCGTGCGAGTGACCTCCACCGCGATCTGCGGCTCCGACCTGCACCTCTACGACCTGTTCGGGCCGTTCCTGCACCGCGGCGACATCCTCGGGCACGAGACGATGGGCGTCGTCGAGGCGGTCGGCGCGGAGGTGCGCCGGGTGGCCGTCGGCGACCGGGTGGTCGTGCCGTTCGTGATCTCGTGCGGGCACTGCTTCATGTGCGCCCGAGGCCTGACGACGCAGTGCGAGACGACCCAGAACCGAGACCAGGGCACCGGGGCCGAGCTCTACGGCTACACCGAGCTGTACGGGTCCGTGCCGGGCGGGCAGGCGGAGTACCTGCGTGTGCGTCGGGCAGATGCCAACGCGCAGGTGGTCGGACGCGACCTGCCGGATGAGCGCTACCTCTTCCTCAGTGACATCCTGCCCACGGCATGGCAGGGGTTCCGCTACGCGGGCGTGGTGCCAGGGGGAACCCTCACCGTGCTCGGCCTGGGCCCGGTGGGGCAGCTCGTGGCGCGGATCGCACGCCACCACGACGTCACGGTGCACGCCGTCGACCCGGTGCCCGAGCGGCGGCTCATGGCGGAGCGCCACGGCGCGATCGTGCACGACCTCGACGACGACCTGGCATCCGTCATCCGCGATGCGACCGAGGGCCGCGGGCCCGACGGCGTGGTGGACGCCGTCGGCCTGGAGGCGCACGGCAACCCGGCCACCGCCTTCGCCCAGGCCGCGGTCGGGGTGCTGCCCGACGGCCTGGCGAAGCCCCTCATGATCAACGCCGGGCTCGACCGCCTCGCCGCCATCGACCTGGCCATCGACCTCGTGCGGCGCGGTGGCACCGTGTCGGTGAGCGGCGTGTACGCGGGCTCGCTCGACCCGATGCCGCTCATGACGATCTTCGACAAGCAGCTCACCATGCGGTTCGGCCAGTGCAACGTGCATCACTGGCTTCCCGAGCTGCTGCCGCTCGCCGAGGACCCGGCGGATCCGTTGGGACTCGAGGACCTCGCCACGCACCGCGTGCCGCTCGAGCAGGCGCCCGAGATGTACGAGAAGTTCCGCGACAAGGAGGACGGCTGCATCAAAGTCATCCTGAAGCCCTGA
- a CDS encoding ATP-dependent DNA ligase yields the protein MGKFIYNSSAREIDIDDRTLAHLRVAILNKLRRSESFSMTWEHGVENGSGRTTIWLHESIPLQFVFSGNRTPKLNKLWIEQLLLSANSTSGLQFVPEPAENEPIDAD from the coding sequence ATGGGCAAGTTCATCTACAACTCGTCAGCGCGCGAGATCGACATCGACGACCGCACCCTGGCCCACCTGCGCGTCGCGATCCTCAACAAGCTGCGGCGTTCCGAGAGCTTCTCGATGACGTGGGAGCACGGCGTCGAGAACGGCAGCGGCCGCACGACGATCTGGCTGCACGAGTCCATTCCCCTGCAGTTCGTCTTCAGCGGCAACCGCACGCCCAAGCTCAACAAGCTGTGGATCGAGCAGCTGCTGCTCTCGGCGAACAGCACGTCGGGCCTCCAGTTCGTGCCCGAGCCCGCCGAGAACGAGCCGATCGACGCCGACTGA
- a CDS encoding SRPBCC family protein has protein sequence MSTTLTASTEVDVPVRVAYDQWTQFESFPEFLGGVDRVTQLSSTMTHWVVSIGGVKREFDAEIVDQVPDRHVAWRSVNEEVLHRGSVSFTELDADRTRIDLEIEWEPEGFVEQAGAALQLDDLQVKSDLKRFKEFIERRGAETGAWRGEVHEGERTDRSGSGVV, from the coding sequence ATGAGCACGACCCTGACCGCGTCGACCGAGGTGGACGTTCCTGTTCGCGTGGCGTACGACCAGTGGACCCAGTTCGAGTCGTTCCCCGAGTTCCTCGGCGGCGTCGACCGCGTGACCCAGCTGAGCTCGACGATGACCCACTGGGTCGTGTCGATCGGCGGCGTGAAGCGCGAGTTCGACGCCGAGATCGTCGACCAGGTGCCCGACCGGCACGTGGCCTGGCGCAGCGTGAACGAGGAGGTGCTGCACCGCGGAAGCGTGAGCTTCACTGAGCTCGACGCCGACCGCACCCGCATCGACCTCGAGATCGAGTGGGAGCCGGAGGGCTTCGTCGAGCAGGCCGGTGCGGCACTGCAACTCGACGACCTGCAGGTCAAGAGCGACCTCAAGCGCTTCAAGGAGTTCATCGAGCGTCGCGGCGCCGAGACCGGCGCCTGGCGCGGCGAGGTGCACGAGGGCGAGCGGACGGACCGCTCGGGCAGCGGCGTCGTCTGA
- a CDS encoding DUF2207 domain-containing protein, with product MNILVAILAVIAIILLITGGVVPTLNFLLWVGIVLLVIAAIVFLVRYLSGRRTV from the coding sequence ATGAACATCCTCGTCGCCATCCTCGCCGTCATCGCGATCATCCTGCTCATCACGGGCGGCGTCGTGCCCACGCTGAACTTCCTGCTGTGGGTCGGAATCGTGCTGCTGGTCATCGCGGCCATCGTGTTCCTCGTGCGCTACCTCAGCGGTCGCCGCACGGTCTGA
- a CDS encoding SDR family oxidoreductase, with product MLDEQLIDPTTKHTTDPFPRQEQEPPGLTEAMAPLPDHGEQSYRGSGRLVGRRALITGGDSGIGRAVAIAFAREGARVAISYLPSEQRDADETREWIADAGGDPLLLPGDLRSEQHCMDLVDHTEQAFGGLDLLVLNAAHQRNRSGIAELPTDDFEAVMRVNLFAPVFLARAAVPLMDAGSSIITTTSIQGFDPSSALVDYAMTKAALVAFTTALAEELGPRGIRVNAVAPGPIWTPLIPSTGWPDKLAGFGRDTPLGRAGQPAELAGAYVYLASDDASYVSGAVLPVTGGRGL from the coding sequence ATGCTCGATGAGCAGCTCATCGATCCCACCACGAAGCACACGACCGACCCGTTCCCACGGCAGGAACAGGAGCCGCCCGGGCTGACCGAGGCGATGGCCCCCCTTCCCGACCACGGCGAGCAGAGCTATCGGGGCAGCGGCCGCCTGGTGGGGCGGCGCGCCCTCATCACGGGCGGCGACTCGGGCATCGGCCGCGCCGTCGCCATCGCGTTCGCACGCGAAGGCGCCCGCGTCGCGATCTCGTATCTGCCGAGCGAGCAGCGCGATGCGGACGAGACCCGCGAGTGGATCGCCGACGCCGGCGGCGACCCGCTGCTGTTGCCCGGCGACCTGCGCAGTGAACAGCACTGCATGGACCTCGTCGACCACACCGAACAGGCGTTCGGGGGCCTCGACCTGCTCGTGCTGAACGCCGCGCACCAGCGGAACCGCAGCGGCATCGCCGAGCTGCCCACCGATGACTTCGAGGCCGTCATGCGCGTCAACCTGTTCGCGCCGGTGTTCCTGGCCAGGGCTGCCGTGCCGCTCATGGACGCCGGATCGAGCATCATCACCACCACCTCGATCCAGGGCTTCGATCCGTCGAGCGCCCTGGTCGACTACGCCATGACGAAGGCCGCGCTCGTGGCGTTCACGACGGCGCTCGCGGAGGAGCTCGGGCCACGCGGCATCCGGGTGAACGCGGTGGCCCCCGGGCCGATCTGGACGCCGCTGATCCCGTCGACGGGCTGGCCCGACAAGCTCGCCGGCTTCGGGCGGGACACTCCGCTCGGCCGGGCCGGCCAGCCGGCGGAGCTGGCGGGCGCCTACGTGTACCTCGCGTCGGACGACGCGTCGTACGTCTCGGGAGCCGTGCTGCCCGTCACCGGCGGCCGAGGGCTCTGA
- a CDS encoding Rho termination factor N-terminal domain-containing protein: MPGRKNSSLKDPELYEKLRDDGASKEKAARISNAAANQGRSAVGRKGGRSGDYDDWTVEELKKRAKEIGLTGYSSKRKAELISALRNH, encoded by the coding sequence ATGCCCGGACGCAAGAACTCGTCGCTGAAGGACCCGGAGCTCTACGAGAAGCTCCGCGACGACGGCGCCTCGAAGGAGAAGGCCGCCCGCATCTCGAACGCGGCTGCCAACCAGGGACGCAGCGCCGTCGGACGCAAGGGCGGCAGGAGCGGCGACTACGACGACTGGACCGTCGAGGAGCTGAAGAAGCGGGCCAAGGAGATCGGCCTCACGGGGTACAGCAGCAAGCGCAAGGCCGAACTGATCTCGGCACTGCGCAACCACTGA